Proteins found in one Hyalangium gracile genomic segment:
- a CDS encoding helix-turn-helix domain-containing protein yields the protein MSVSPLAANTAPAFLTVEEAAELLRVNRKTLYEAIRLEQVPGVARLGRILRIHRDTLLTWSPGNSRPALGETKS from the coding sequence ATGAGCGTGTCCCCTCTGGCTGCGAACACCGCGCCCGCGTTTCTCACCGTGGAGGAAGCCGCCGAACTTCTGCGGGTGAACCGGAAAACCCTCTACGAGGCGATCCGGCTCGAACAGGTGCCCGGCGTTGCACGGCTCGGGCGAATCCTCCGCATCCACCGGGACACGCTGCTAACGTGGAGCCCCGGTAACAGCAGACCTGCGCTCGGAGAGACGAAGTCATGA
- a CDS encoding tyrosine-type recombinase/integrase has protein sequence MSVRLRQWKTQEGKVQEAWWVDVKYQHPSGRVERIRKASPINTRRGAEEYERQIRHALLTGTFGKENGAGRVLTLGEFVPRFLTYSENNNKHSSVVTKRQILDDHLIPVFGNTPLDAIGPAEIEDFKAAMRKKPSGARARKEAPTRAALLKRKGSGAVKLLSLKSNNNVLTVLHKLLPLAQEQGVLQHVPRVKLFKTDKPAFDFLSFEEAERMSHAAEPEWRTLILVALKTGLRLGELIGLQWADLDLQRGKLNVRRTIWRGVVGLPKGGRERTVDLPTSAVEALRAHRHLCGPYVFCQTDGRPLTAGMTKHPLLRALCRAGVSRPKGSIGWHDLRHTYGSHLAMRGVALKVIQELMGHATIEMTMRYAHLSPEARESAVQELDRPSPQPRAALG, from the coding sequence ATGAGCGTCAGACTGCGGCAGTGGAAGACCCAGGAGGGCAAGGTGCAAGAGGCGTGGTGGGTGGACGTCAAGTACCAGCACCCCAGCGGCAGGGTGGAGCGCATCCGCAAGGCCTCGCCCATCAACACCCGCCGTGGGGCTGAAGAGTACGAGCGACAGATACGCCATGCACTCCTGACCGGAACCTTCGGAAAGGAGAACGGCGCGGGTCGGGTTCTCACCCTCGGGGAGTTCGTCCCGCGCTTCCTGACGTACAGCGAGAACAACAACAAGCACTCCAGCGTCGTCACCAAGCGGCAGATCCTGGACGATCACCTGATCCCCGTGTTCGGCAACACGCCCCTTGATGCCATCGGTCCAGCGGAGATCGAAGACTTCAAGGCGGCCATGCGTAAGAAGCCCTCGGGGGCGAGAGCACGGAAGGAAGCTCCCACGCGGGCGGCCCTCCTCAAGCGCAAGGGCTCCGGTGCGGTGAAGCTGCTCTCCCTCAAGTCGAACAACAACGTTCTGACGGTCCTGCACAAGTTGCTGCCACTGGCTCAAGAACAGGGCGTGCTCCAACACGTCCCGCGCGTCAAGCTGTTCAAGACGGACAAGCCCGCCTTTGACTTCCTCTCCTTCGAGGAAGCCGAGCGCATGAGCCATGCCGCTGAGCCGGAGTGGCGGACGTTGATCCTCGTGGCGCTCAAGACGGGGCTGCGGCTTGGAGAGTTGATCGGGCTCCAGTGGGCAGACCTGGACTTGCAGCGCGGCAAACTCAACGTGCGGCGCACCATCTGGCGCGGCGTGGTGGGACTGCCCAAGGGTGGACGGGAACGGACCGTGGACCTGCCCACGTCGGCGGTGGAAGCACTCAGAGCACATCGCCACCTGTGCGGCCCATACGTGTTCTGCCAGACGGACGGTCGCCCGCTCACCGCTGGGATGACCAAGCACCCGCTCCTGCGAGCGCTGTGTAGGGCAGGAGTCAGCCGCCCGAAGGGTTCCATTGGCTGGCACGACTTGCGCCACACCTACGGCAGCCACCTCGCGATGCGGGGCGTTGCTCTCAAGGTCATCCAGGAATTGATGGGGCACGCGACCATCGAGATGACCATGAGGTATGCGCACCTGTCGCCCGAGGCGCGGGAGAGCGCGGTGCAGGAACTGGATCGGCCCAGCCCCCAGCCGCGCGCCGCTCTGGGCTAG
- a CDS encoding SMI1/KNR4 family protein produces the protein MSSDGFTAEVKRIIERLSVLDARRVVFGASRHQYKPNPRASESELSAFESEHGIQLPAPYRAFLTEIGNGGPGPYYGVFPIDPRSRWVARPFPHVSTFELAEEALEAPLDGTLTIADYGCGIEVVLVVHGEASGQVWIDARYESGITPAENAEKRPMRFDEWWLLHMRSHLERFEQVLAMMNDAVPHEEIHRALEPRTIQLDVDLTMASLMDINPNGSPKVPAKKPWGMQCGWVEEHYPAWLALRRG, from the coding sequence ATGAGCAGCGACGGCTTCACGGCGGAGGTGAAGCGGATCATCGAGAGGCTCAGCGTGCTCGATGCACGCCGGGTGGTCTTCGGTGCGTCGAGGCACCAGTACAAGCCGAACCCTCGTGCGTCGGAGAGCGAGCTCTCCGCGTTCGAGTCCGAGCATGGCATCCAGCTGCCCGCCCCCTACCGTGCATTCCTCACCGAGATCGGGAACGGCGGCCCCGGCCCTTACTACGGCGTGTTTCCGATCGATCCGCGGTCTCGATGGGTCGCCCGGCCCTTCCCCCACGTCAGCACGTTCGAGCTCGCGGAAGAGGCCCTGGAAGCACCGCTCGACGGTACCTTGACGATCGCCGATTACGGCTGCGGCATCGAGGTGGTGCTGGTCGTGCACGGCGAAGCAAGTGGACAGGTCTGGATCGACGCGCGCTACGAATCCGGCATCACGCCCGCAGAAAATGCGGAAAAGCGGCCGATGCGCTTCGATGAGTGGTGGCTCCTCCACATGCGGAGCCACCTCGAGCGCTTCGAGCAGGTACTCGCGATGATGAACGACGCGGTGCCGCACGAGGAGATCCACCGTGCGCTCGAGCCTCGTACCATCCAGCTCGACGTGGACCTGACGATGGCGAGCCTCATGGACATCAACCCGAACGGAAGCCCCAAGGTCCCCGCGAAGAAGCCCTGGGGAATGCAATGTGGTTGGGTCGAGGAACACTATCCCGCATGGCTCGCACTCCGGCGGGGTTGA
- a CDS encoding glycoside hydrolase family protein, which translates to MTPHRRRALGASIAFVACLNVSLNADAAPRPVYAPSGGFAAPSVESRNSQFYGMSTGSLVPSAQGNVATGPWTAEGPALTSKHSWATGGGMWAPDLERISAAEWVLYFAAPVDGLDANQRCIGAATASSPLGPFTPVSGGPLACPGLADVSTADDRQWGPPRHVRGRARLGLQ; encoded by the coding sequence GTGACGCCACACCGCCGTCGCGCCCTTGGCGCATCCATCGCGTTCGTCGCCTGCCTCAACGTCTCCCTCAACGCAGACGCTGCTCCCCGGCCCGTGTACGCGCCGAGCGGTGGGTTCGCGGCCCCGTCCGTGGAGAGCCGCAACAGCCAGTTCTACGGCATGTCGACTGGAAGCCTCGTCCCGTCGGCCCAGGGGAACGTCGCCACCGGTCCCTGGACCGCCGAGGGGCCGGCGCTCACCTCGAAGCACTCATGGGCCACGGGCGGCGGCATGTGGGCCCCGGACCTGGAGCGGATCAGCGCGGCCGAGTGGGTGCTCTACTTCGCAGCCCCCGTGGATGGGCTGGATGCCAACCAGCGCTGTATCGGAGCAGCCACCGCCAGCTCGCCGCTGGGGCCGTTCACCCCGGTCTCGGGCGGGCCGCTGGCCTGCCCGGGGCTGGCGGACGTCTCCACCGCGGATGACCGACAATGGGGGCCGCCGAGGCATGTACGTGGGCGTGCTCGGCTGGGACTCCAATGA
- the lanKC gene encoding class III lanthionine synthetase LanKC has product MFSDRPDFLYSLLDDDYYESIESYVSSSEYLDLVRPHLDDSWRLQVGGYWTYCRLPEGAPRLAEGWKIHLAASELSDVELLRKVVPILARERVAFKFCADRRMLRLSSHKNMPRTGAGKFVAIYPDSQESFQRLLEQLDAATQGMKGPFLLTDRPYKASKVVYYRYGEHYGYDVLHPSGRRTAVIRSPEGKWVSDERKGYFKLPPWITDPFSDWKPIERPKQGAGVPLNNRYRVQGALKFHGAGGIYRGVDTQTGKNVVIREARPVQGGTDEDEEGFRLLHKEGRILSKLGPTGYTANFVDLFKEWEHLFLVQEQLSAESLWGYSMGFFHGSTDLVPAHLFTRIRDTIRKIIAGLKVVHAHDVVLRDITRNNVMFTKSHEMKFIDLEFAYELDRNEAPIENWTPGYTSPEQRENGLPHPADDHFSMGALILDMVSFTAPGLDLNREGILASYKQTLEDYELPGELYDITVGLLEPERKRRWDLDRVLEVLEGCRVPESTRPYVILGDAPPERPAPTAALREEISKTVEGLKTFILGSADYTRDDRLWPTRPELYWTNPLHLSYGATGTAYFLQRTTGEVPRPVLDWMRAHFKPSDYPPGLFSGLSGIAWAFLDFGLEEQAHAAMDAAAESKLLYEHPDLFWGTAGWGLANVAFWQRTGADRYLKRAMDAGEHMLRTQKQHAQGAYWELNDTMPLGFGHGNSGVALFLLGLHGACKEERFLDAALKALDFEMAHCEQLEGSVLWFPRVNAPAAAPKSPHMRHGSAGVGTALLRGYLATGDERLRRFADRCANTVSERHTNKLWWEYGLAGYGEFLLDMYLFLGDERYLNNAFYLAEAILPHRMSRKNGYAFASQDLARISCDFGGGSAGVGLFLHRLLNPSLPRLLTVDEVLPRRSVAARG; this is encoded by the coding sequence ATGTTCAGCGACCGCCCCGACTTCCTCTACTCGCTGCTCGACGATGACTATTACGAGAGCATCGAGTCCTACGTCTCGTCCTCCGAGTATCTCGATCTGGTCCGTCCCCACCTGGATGACAGCTGGAGACTCCAGGTAGGCGGATACTGGACCTACTGCAGACTTCCCGAGGGCGCTCCGAGGCTCGCCGAGGGCTGGAAGATCCACCTGGCCGCTTCCGAGCTGAGTGATGTGGAGCTGCTGCGAAAGGTCGTGCCGATCCTGGCCAGGGAGCGGGTCGCCTTCAAGTTCTGCGCGGATCGCCGCATGTTGCGGCTGTCTTCACACAAGAACATGCCGCGCACGGGCGCGGGCAAGTTCGTCGCCATCTATCCCGACAGCCAGGAATCGTTCCAGCGGCTCCTCGAGCAGCTGGACGCGGCGACCCAGGGAATGAAGGGTCCCTTCCTGCTGACGGACCGGCCCTACAAGGCAAGCAAGGTCGTCTACTACCGCTACGGCGAGCACTATGGCTACGACGTGCTCCATCCCTCGGGCCGGCGGACGGCCGTCATCCGCTCTCCAGAGGGAAAGTGGGTCTCGGATGAGCGCAAGGGCTACTTCAAGCTTCCGCCGTGGATCACGGATCCGTTCTCGGACTGGAAGCCCATCGAGCGCCCGAAGCAAGGGGCTGGCGTGCCCCTCAACAACCGCTACCGCGTCCAGGGGGCCCTGAAGTTCCATGGAGCGGGGGGCATCTACCGAGGCGTGGACACCCAGACGGGAAAGAACGTCGTCATCCGCGAGGCCCGCCCCGTCCAGGGAGGCACCGACGAGGATGAAGAGGGCTTCCGCCTGCTCCACAAGGAAGGCCGGATCCTCTCGAAGCTCGGGCCGACGGGCTACACCGCGAACTTCGTCGATCTCTTCAAGGAGTGGGAGCACCTGTTCCTGGTCCAGGAGCAGCTCTCCGCCGAGTCCCTGTGGGGCTACTCCATGGGGTTCTTCCATGGCTCCACGGATCTGGTCCCCGCGCACCTCTTCACGCGAATCCGGGACACCATCCGGAAGATCATCGCGGGGCTGAAGGTCGTCCATGCGCATGACGTCGTTCTCCGGGACATCACCCGCAACAACGTCATGTTCACGAAGTCCCACGAGATGAAGTTCATCGATCTCGAGTTCGCCTACGAGCTGGATCGCAACGAAGCCCCCATCGAGAACTGGACGCCGGGCTACACCTCACCCGAGCAGCGCGAGAACGGGCTACCGCACCCCGCGGATGATCACTTCTCCATGGGCGCGCTCATCCTCGACATGGTGTCCTTCACCGCGCCCGGGCTCGATCTGAACCGGGAAGGCATCCTGGCCTCCTACAAGCAGACGCTCGAGGACTACGAGCTGCCAGGCGAGCTCTACGACATCACCGTGGGGCTGCTCGAGCCCGAGAGGAAGCGGCGCTGGGACCTGGATCGCGTCCTGGAGGTGCTGGAGGGCTGCCGGGTCCCGGAGAGCACCCGCCCGTATGTCATCCTGGGTGACGCTCCTCCCGAGCGCCCTGCCCCCACCGCCGCGCTGCGCGAGGAGATCTCGAAGACGGTGGAAGGGTTGAAGACGTTCATCCTCGGCAGCGCGGACTACACCCGGGATGACCGGCTGTGGCCGACGAGGCCCGAGCTCTACTGGACCAACCCGCTTCACCTCTCGTACGGCGCGACGGGCACGGCCTACTTCCTCCAGCGGACCACCGGGGAAGTCCCCCGCCCCGTGCTGGACTGGATGCGCGCCCACTTCAAGCCCTCCGACTACCCTCCGGGGTTGTTCAGCGGGCTGTCGGGCATCGCCTGGGCCTTCCTGGACTTCGGGCTCGAGGAGCAGGCCCATGCGGCGATGGACGCCGCCGCGGAGTCGAAGCTCCTCTACGAGCACCCGGACCTCTTCTGGGGCACGGCGGGCTGGGGGCTGGCCAACGTCGCCTTCTGGCAGCGGACGGGCGCGGACCGGTATCTGAAGCGAGCCATGGACGCGGGCGAGCACATGCTGCGCACCCAGAAGCAGCATGCCCAGGGGGCCTACTGGGAGCTCAACGACACGATGCCCCTGGGCTTCGGCCACGGGAACAGCGGCGTCGCGCTGTTCCTCCTGGGGCTCCACGGGGCCTGCAAGGAGGAGCGCTTCCTGGATGCCGCGCTCAAGGCCTTGGACTTCGAGATGGCTCACTGCGAGCAGCTCGAAGGGTCGGTCCTCTGGTTCCCCCGGGTCAACGCTCCCGCGGCCGCGCCCAAGTCACCCCACATGCGGCACGGCTCCGCGGGAGTGGGCACGGCGCTGCTCCGCGGCTACCTGGCCACGGGGGATGAGCGGCTGCGCAGGTTCGCCGACCGCTGCGCCAATACGGTCAGCGAGCGGCACACCAACAAGCTGTGGTGGGAGTATGGACTGGCCGGGTACGGCGAGTTCCTGTTGGACATGTACCTGTTCCTCGGAGACGAGCGGTACCTGAACAATGCGTTCTACCTGGCGGAGGCCATCCTTCCGCACCGCATGTCCCGCAAGAATGGATACGCCTTTGCCTCGCAAGACCTGGCCCGGATCAGCTGTGACTTCGGCGGGGGCAGCGCGGGCGTGGGGCTCTTCCTGCACCGACTCCTGAATCCCTCCCTGCCCCGGCTCCTCACGGTCGATGAGGTTCTCCCTCGACGGAGCGTTGCAGCCCGCGGGTGA
- a CDS encoding ABC transporter ATP-binding protein, producing the protein MRTAAEWRASLAHVPETLRLVWRSAPGGTAALAGLTLVAAVLPVAVAWLGKQIVDAVVAGSRERTLRWVLAELAVVAGLVLSQRLLTLVRGGLGSRVALDINVSILEKALTLELQQFEDPQVQDQLTRARREASSRPVSVVSRTFGILESVVSLLGFAALLVTLSPWAVGALLLSSMPATLAEMRFSARLFRLKSTRAQDNRRLFYFEYLLSAEEHAKEVRIFRLGDTLLSRYRALGERFYEEDRVLARRRALWVFLLSLLGTGAFYASYGATALAAADGRISLGEMTLYLVAFRMGQQAFQALLAAVGGMYEDSLYMSNLFGFLALPSTPARGASLLPSEAPGAEQGIRFESVGFRYPDSEAWALKGLNLFIPASQSLALVGHNGAGKSTFIKLLTRLYRPTEGRILLDGRDLNDWEEETLRRRIGVIFQDYNEFQFVVRENVGFGSIDHVADTERVQRAIEKGGAADFVTQLSRGLDTQLGRWFKDGTDLSGGQWQKLAISRAFMREEADIFILDEPTASLDAESEKAVFERFRLLAAGHTTILISHRFPTVRLADRIVVLEGGQIIEQGRHEELLSAGGRYARLFKLQAEGYL; encoded by the coding sequence ATGAGAACGGCCGCCGAGTGGCGTGCAAGTCTGGCCCATGTGCCAGAGACGCTGAGGCTCGTCTGGCGAAGCGCCCCGGGGGGCACCGCCGCGCTGGCGGGATTGACCCTGGTGGCGGCAGTGCTGCCGGTGGCGGTGGCCTGGCTGGGAAAGCAGATCGTCGACGCGGTGGTGGCGGGTTCGCGGGAGCGGACCCTGCGCTGGGTGCTGGCGGAGCTGGCGGTCGTCGCGGGGCTGGTGCTCTCGCAGCGGTTGCTGACGCTGGTCCGCGGCGGGCTCGGCTCGCGAGTCGCCCTGGACATCAACGTGTCCATCCTCGAGAAGGCGCTCACGCTGGAGCTGCAGCAGTTCGAGGATCCCCAGGTGCAGGATCAGCTCACGCGCGCTCGGCGTGAGGCCTCCTCCCGGCCCGTCTCGGTCGTCAGTCGGACCTTCGGCATCCTGGAGAGCGTCGTGAGCCTGCTCGGCTTCGCGGCGCTGCTGGTCACCTTGTCGCCGTGGGCGGTGGGGGCACTGCTCCTCTCGTCCATGCCGGCGACCCTGGCGGAGATGCGCTTCTCGGCGCGGCTCTTCCGGCTCAAGAGCACTCGCGCCCAGGACAACCGGCGGCTGTTCTACTTCGAGTACCTGCTGTCGGCGGAGGAGCACGCCAAGGAGGTCCGGATCTTCCGGCTCGGAGACACGCTGCTGTCGCGCTACCGGGCGCTGGGCGAGCGCTTCTACGAGGAGGATCGCGTGCTGGCGCGCCGCCGCGCGCTCTGGGTCTTCCTGCTCTCGCTGCTGGGCACGGGCGCGTTCTATGCCAGCTATGGGGCAACGGCCCTGGCCGCGGCGGATGGGCGCATCTCCCTGGGAGAGATGACGCTCTACCTGGTGGCCTTCAGGATGGGGCAGCAGGCGTTCCAGGCGCTGCTGGCGGCCGTGGGCGGCATGTACGAGGACAGCCTCTACATGTCCAACCTGTTCGGGTTCCTGGCCCTTCCGTCCACCCCGGCGCGCGGGGCGAGTCTCCTCCCGTCGGAGGCTCCTGGGGCGGAGCAGGGCATCCGCTTCGAGTCGGTCGGGTTTCGCTATCCGGACTCGGAGGCGTGGGCGCTCAAGGGCCTCAACCTGTTCATTCCCGCCAGCCAGAGCCTGGCGCTGGTGGGGCACAACGGTGCTGGCAAGAGCACCTTCATCAAGCTGCTGACGCGCCTGTATCGCCCCACCGAGGGGAGGATCCTCCTGGACGGTCGCGACCTCAACGACTGGGAGGAGGAGACCCTGCGGCGGCGCATCGGTGTCATCTTCCAGGACTACAACGAGTTCCAGTTCGTCGTGCGCGAGAACGTGGGGTTTGGGAGCATCGACCATGTCGCGGACACGGAGCGGGTGCAGCGCGCCATCGAGAAGGGCGGGGCGGCGGACTTCGTGACACAGCTCTCCCGGGGGCTCGACACCCAGCTGGGGCGCTGGTTCAAGGACGGGACGGATCTGTCAGGCGGGCAGTGGCAGAAGCTGGCCATCTCTCGCGCCTTCATGCGCGAGGAGGCGGACATCTTCATTCTGGATGAGCCGACCGCCTCGCTGGACGCGGAGTCCGAGAAGGCCGTGTTCGAGCGATTCCGGCTCCTGGCGGCGGGCCACACGACCATCCTCATCTCGCACCGGTTTCCCACGGTCCGGCTGGCCGACCGGATCGTCGTGCTCGAGGGGGGGCAGATCATCGAGCAGGGCCGCCACGAGGAGCTGCTCTCGGCGGGAGGGCGTTACGCTCGCCTGTTCAAGCTCCAGGCGGAGGGGTACCTCTGA